In Kineococcus sp. NBC_00420, a single genomic region encodes these proteins:
- a CDS encoding NAD(+)/NADH kinase, with translation MQPATVGRLGLVVHPVRDTSAEADLVVAWAAEHGKEVVGLRTDVTRLPAGVLGVGEDEFASTVDAVVSLGGDGTMLGALRLVVARGVPVLGVNLGHLGFLVELEPRELPGALERIAAGDFTVEPHLCLRTELRTGDTLEQAVAFNDIALARTPGRGTVTAALSVAGQRIGYLRCDAIVLATPTGSTAYSYAAGGPVVSPGADTLLVTPVAPMSGIARPIVLGVEETVRIELLESSGPPVVEIDGIASGELLPGSVIEVRAERDAGHVIRFDAAGHGRRSRVKLSLLDLPLLPDEMLELVPKEMRPNESTRSR, from the coding sequence ATGCAGCCCGCAACGGTCGGACGACTCGGCCTCGTCGTCCACCCCGTGCGCGACACCTCCGCCGAGGCCGACCTCGTGGTGGCCTGGGCCGCGGAGCACGGCAAGGAGGTCGTCGGGCTGCGGACCGACGTCACCCGGCTGCCCGCGGGAGTCCTCGGGGTGGGCGAGGACGAGTTCGCCTCCACCGTCGACGCCGTCGTCAGCCTCGGTGGGGACGGCACGATGCTGGGCGCGCTGCGCCTCGTCGTCGCCCGCGGGGTGCCGGTGCTCGGGGTGAACCTCGGTCACCTGGGGTTCCTCGTCGAGCTCGAACCCCGCGAACTGCCCGGCGCGCTGGAGCGCATCGCCGCCGGGGACTTCACCGTCGAACCCCACCTGTGCCTGCGCACCGAACTGCGCACGGGCGACACCCTCGAGCAGGCCGTCGCCTTCAACGACATCGCCCTGGCCCGCACCCCGGGGCGGGGGACGGTGACGGCCGCGCTGTCGGTCGCCGGCCAGCGCATCGGCTACCTGCGCTGCGACGCGATCGTCCTCGCGACCCCGACGGGCTCGACGGCCTACAGCTACGCCGCCGGCGGTCCGGTCGTCTCCCCCGGAGCCGACACCCTGCTGGTGACGCCGGTCGCGCCGATGTCCGGCATCGCCCGGCCCATCGTGCTCGGGGTGGAGGAGACCGTCCGGATCGAACTGCTGGAGTCCTCCGGGCCGCCCGTCGTCGAGATCGACGGGATCGCCTCCGGCGAGCTGCTGCCGGGGTCGGTCATCGAGGTCCGCGCCGAGCGCGACGCGGGGCACGTCATCCGCTTCGACGCCGCGGGCCACGGACGCCGGTCCCGGGTGAAGCTCAGCCTGCTCGACCTGCCGCTGCTCCCGGACGAGATGCTCGAGCTCGTCCCGAAGGAGATGCGGCCCAACGAGTCCACGCGTTCCCGCTGA
- a CDS encoding ABC transporter ATP-binding protein: MTPTARERNDVTRNRLRGENLTLAYDDRTITEDLGIEIPDGSFTVIIGPNACGKSTLLRALARMLKPRKGTVFLDGEQIHSLPSKEVARRLGLLPQTATAPDGITVADLVARGRFPHQKLLRQWSKDDERAVDAAMASTQVTDLAERSVDELSGGQRQRVWIAMALAQETPILLLDEPTTYLDIAHQIEILNLCARLHEEQDRTMVAVLHDLNHATRYATHLVALKEGRVVAQGDPHEIVTSELIEDVFGLPCVVIPDPETGTPLVVPRARTSRLGQDAATRGHVAGSPQARPAGRVGGAGV; encoded by the coding sequence ATGACTCCGACTGCGAGAGAACGGAACGACGTGACCCGGAACCGTCTGCGCGGCGAGAACCTGACCCTCGCCTACGACGATCGCACCATCACCGAGGACCTCGGGATCGAGATCCCCGACGGGTCCTTCACAGTCATCATCGGCCCGAACGCCTGCGGCAAGTCCACGCTGCTGCGGGCCCTGGCCCGGATGCTGAAACCCCGGAAGGGCACCGTGTTCCTCGACGGCGAGCAGATCCACTCGCTGCCCAGCAAGGAGGTCGCCCGCCGGCTGGGGCTGCTGCCGCAGACGGCGACGGCCCCCGACGGCATCACCGTCGCCGACCTGGTCGCCCGAGGCCGCTTCCCGCACCAGAAGTTGCTGCGGCAGTGGTCGAAGGACGACGAACGCGCCGTCGACGCGGCGATGGCGTCCACCCAGGTCACCGACCTCGCCGAGCGCAGCGTGGACGAACTGTCCGGCGGGCAGCGCCAGCGGGTCTGGATCGCGATGGCCCTGGCCCAGGAGACCCCCATCCTGCTGCTCGACGAGCCGACGACGTACCTCGACATCGCCCACCAGATCGAGATCCTGAACCTCTGCGCGCGCCTGCACGAGGAGCAGGACCGCACGATGGTCGCCGTCCTGCACGACCTCAACCACGCCACCCGCTACGCGACCCACCTCGTGGCGTTGAAGGAGGGCCGGGTCGTGGCCCAGGGCGACCCGCACGAGATCGTCACCAGCGAGCTCATCGAGGACGTCTTCGGCCTGCCCTGCGTCGTCATCCCCGACCCCGAGACCGGCACCCCGCTGGTCGTCCCCCGGGCCCGGACGAGCCGGCTCGGCCAGGACGCCGCCACCCGCGGCCACGTCGCCGGGTCGCCCCAGGCACGCCCTGCCGGACGTGTCGGGGGCGCAGGCGTTTAG